The genome window CTGCAATCCCCTCATCCGAGGCATTCCCTCGATCGAGGGGATGCTGAACTGAAACGTTGTCCTGCACTTGCACTTGAGTCAGTCACCGAAGTCGTCTTTCTTCGATCCTCTTCACAAGCCCGCATCCCCTCAAATGGGTGATCCCCTCATTTGGGCGACTTGTGCGCGTGAACATTTTCACTACACTCCGCCACCGTGATGCTACGTACGCCCTCTTCGTTACGCGTCACTCTTCCTTTTGCATCAACCCTCTCCCCTAGCGGGAGAGGCGACGGTGAGGGGGAGACGCTTCACGCATCACGAATCATCGGTACTTAGCCTGAAGCTATTCGCTATCGGCTATCAGCTAGTCCCTCGCGTCGAAAGGAGTCGCACCATGATCCGCCGCCATTCTTCGGTCTTCATCTGGCCACTCGCTGTTAGCTATGTGCTGCTGGCTTCCTTCGCGGCATCCGCGAAGGAAGTAGACGACGACACGCCGATCAAAGCTGTCGGCGGCGCGGTGCACGCGGATCTCTTCACCGGCGCAACGACGACGAGTATTCCGATTGAGGTCCCACCCGGCCGCAACGGGATGCAACCGAATCTGCAACTCGTCTACAGCAGCGCGAACGGCAACGGCTGGGTCGGGATGGGGTGGAAGCTGGAAGTGGGAGCGATTGAGCGACAGACGCGGTTCGGGGTGAATTACAGCGGAGATGACTACACGTTCCACCTGAACGGCGTGTCCACGGAACTCGTAGCGACGCCGCAATACGGGACCGACGAGTATCGTGCCAAGATCGAGGGCGGCTTCACGAGAATCCGGAAACTCTCCAGCGGTGGCTGGGAGGCGACCGACAAGAAAGGGACGAAATACTTGTTCGGGCAGACGGGGGCGTCACGCATTACCAATTCAGATGGCAGCCTAATCTTCAAGTGGTGTTTAGACTGGGTAGTCGATCGAGATGGCAACTACATGAAAGTCGTGTACTGGGGTGATCAGGGAAATAATCAAGGCTA of Nitrospirota bacterium contains these proteins:
- a CDS encoding SpvB/TcaC N-terminal domain-containing protein, with translation MIRRHSSVFIWPLAVSYVLLASFAASAKEVDDDTPIKAVGGAVHADLFTGATTTSIPIEVPPGRNGMQPNLQLVYSSANGNGWVGMGWKLEVGAIERQTRFGVNYSGDDYTFHLNGVSTELVATPQYGTDEYRAKIEGGFTRIRKLSSGGWEATDKKGTKYLFGQTGASRITNSDGSLIFKWCLDWVVDRDGNYMKVVYWGDQGNNQGYLDEVRYTGHTSDGLESGSDVAPTNVIKFYRDAGDRLDAPDMYTSNFKIKTRYRLKTIAVWADLAMTKLVRAYKVQYSQGSSTGNSMVSAVQQFGSNASLNTSGTITNEGVASALPAATVQYTASPGTFDVTPWTWTSGGNWSTNYEAIIPGDFNGDGKADIYIHGRDGAQVPDYMGLSTGTGFSLWTWGVRWDLVKFRSNPW